One Nicotiana sylvestris chromosome 12, ASM39365v2, whole genome shotgun sequence genomic window carries:
- the LOC104240317 gene encoding uncharacterized protein: MAIGEETSITLVGLTTRISDETASPLRGKVFPTIDHNHHLYLQLTDTPSSALISLQLTGSENYAIWSISMRIGLLGKSKLSFVDGRFPKSRFEPELYDQWEKVNDVVLSWIMNAIRPGVLSSIVYASNSHKDLWDEFDAIMPCPSCQCLESRKYLEHFEYQRLMQFLTGLTESYNQARSQITMMYPTPFVNKAYSMIIDQKSQINLANFI; this comes from the exons ATGGCAATTGGCGAGGAAACAAGTATCACACTAGTTGGACTAACCACTAGAATTTCTGACGAGACAGCTTCTCCCCTTCGAGGCAAGGTCTTCCCTACAATTGATCATAACCATCATCTATACCTACAACTAACTGACACTCCAAGTAGCGCCTTAATCTCTCTTCAGTTAACTGGATCTGAGAACTATGCTATTTGGAGCATATCTATGAGAATTGGACTGTTAGGTAAAAGCAAACTAAGTTTTGTTGATGGTAGATTTCCTAAGTCTAGGTTTGAACCTGAGTTATATGATCAATGGGAGAAGGTAAACGATGTAGTTTTGTCTTGGATCATGAATGCTATAAGACCAGGAGTATTAAGCAGTATAGTGTATGCCTCAAATTCTCACAAG GACCTTTGGGATGAGTTTGATGCTATAATGCCCTGTCCTAGTTGCCAATGTCTTGAGTCAAGGAAATATCTCGAGCACTTTGAGTATCAAAGGTTAATGCAGTTTTTAACCGGTTTGACTGAGTCATACAACCAAGCAAGGAGTCAGATCACAATGATGTATCCTACTCCATTTGTAAACAAGGCATACTCCATGATCATAGATCAAAAGAGCCAAATAAACTTGGCTAATTTCATATAA
- the LOC138883427 gene encoding uncharacterized protein: MTLLAGQQQAPSTFFTPEQYQQIIQILSNGSDEGPSTRSTTAGTETDHVSIYSDREWIVDTGASNHMTFSLQILRAYKLVPKSDRNNVHLPTGGVTSIIHTGLDSVFKSQFISNVLYIPEFKSNLLLVSKLIKELKCLVLFFPDFCIFQDLFNRQVKGIGREKYGLYVLQEKQVKASCQDSKQQVNNTGSTNKTNYSYMYVVSDSSSLWHKSTSVKILRIDNGNEFFSTDFKEFLSSLGVEHQSTCVYTPQHNGIAERKHRTILEIARALRFQAGTPIFPVLDLLSSDDSSTEVSPTLTHHSTPMNDPTEGKVSSSPQIPEQAHAKILSSSSQIPAQSNAEVLSQSAANINSLIEPSTSMELKRSGRPSRPPLWMQDYVTKSVGNSCTYPISSYVTYSHLKPLYQHMLALHSTVTEPKTFKEAMFDPKWVHAIKQEVAALEDNNTWTIVDFPPGKTRMDANGFLKSNTKLQERLKDTNPY, from the exons ATGACGTTACTAGCAGGTCAGCAACAAGCTCCCTCAACCTTCTTCACACCAGAGCAGTATCAGCAGATCATTCAAATTCTCAGCAATGGATCAGATGAAGGACCCTCAACCAGGTCAACAACTGCAGGTACAGAAACAGATCATGTGTCTATCTATAGTGATAGAGAATGGATTGTGGATACAGGTGCTTCTAATCACATGACCTTTAGCTTACAAATATTGAGGGCATACAAATTAGTACCAAAATCAGACAGGAATAATGTGCATTTACCTACAGGAGGGGTAACATCAATTATACACACAGGATTGGATTCTGTTTTTAAGAGCCAATTCATATCTAATGTGTTGTATATACCTGAGTTTAAGTCCAATCTTCTCTTAGTATCCAAACTCATTAAAGAACTGAAATGCTTGgtattgttctttcctgacttttGCATCTTCCAGGATCTCTTCAATAGACAAGTGAAGGGGATTGGTAGGGAGAAATATGGACTATATGTGTTACAGGAAAAGCAAGTGAAAGCCTCATGTCAGGACTCCAAACAACAAGTGAATAACACAGGTTCTACAAATAAGACTAACTACTCCTACATGTATGTTGTATCAGATTCTAGTAGCTTGTGGCATAAGAG TACTTCTGTTAAGATACTCAGAATAGATAATGGCAATGAGTTCTTTAGCACTGACTTCAAGGAATTCCTATCTTCTCTTGGAGTTGAACATCAAAGTACATGTGTTTATACTCCACAACATAATGGAATAGCAGAAAGGAAACACAGAACTATCCTTGAAATAGCCAGAGCATTAAGGTTCCAAGCAG GTACTCCTATATTTCCAGTTCTGGACTTGTTATCATCTGATGATTCTAGTACAGAGGTGTCTCCAACTCTCACACATCATTCCACTCCTATGAATGATCCAACTGAGGGGAAGGTTTCATCATCTCCTCAGATTCCTGAGCAAGCTCATGCAAAGATTCTCTCCTCATCTTCTCAGATTCCTGCACAATCTAATGCAGAAGTTCTCTCACAATCAGCTGCAAACATCAATTCTTTAATTGAACCATCCACTTCTATGGAGCTCAAAAGATCTGGCAGACCAAGTAGACCTCCATTATGGATGCAGGATTATGTTACCAAATCAGTGGGCAACTCCTGCACATATCCTATTTCCTCCTATGTTACCTACTCACATCTGAAACCACTTTATCAACACATGCTGGCTCTTCACTCAACAGTAACTGAGCCCAAGACCTTCAAAGAGGCTATGTTTGACCCTAAATGGGTACATGCAATAAAGCAGGAAGTTGCAGCACTTGAAGACAATAACACTTGGACTATTGTAGACTTTCCTCCTGGCAAGACTCGCATGGATGCAAAtggatttttaaaatcaaatacaaaGCTTCAGGAGAGGTTGAAAGATACAAATCCATACTAG